In Cytophagales bacterium, the following are encoded in one genomic region:
- a CDS encoding thioredoxin domain-containing protein has product MNGIPEGKNRLYNATSPYLLQHADNPVDWYPWGEEALQRAKTEDKPILLSIGYSSCHWCHVMAHESFEDTAVARVMNENFINIKLDREERPDIDQIYMDAVQAMGQNGGWPLNVFITPDQKPFFGGTYFPTDRWMDILEAVTKAFTENRDKLNQSAEELANIISASETDKYELVEDENAISRDDIDNGYLRLAANFDPRWGGMKKEPKFPMPSLWQWLLSYGQLSENSEATEHLLFTLDKIAAGGIYDQIGGGFARYSVDDEWHVPHFEKMLYDNGQLLSLYANAYKIEARSQYLEVMEETMGWLEREMLDKSGGFYAALDADSDGEEGKFYVWSMEEIEEIAGDQAELIKAYYDVQPKGNWEHTNVLRRLNSNEEIIAQFNIDQAQLKSVLDKFKADALKERAKRIRPGLDSKLISGWNALTLSGLTEVYIATGSPKAQTLAQNLAQFMMNELIVDGKLLHTSNQQIQGFLEDYAALIQSFIRYYEGFQDEKFLQMAKQLTDKVIEEFYDEEEGLFYYTSSSAESLIARKKDVFDNVIPSSNSIMSENLYKLSVIFDDEKLRDIHQNVTNKVKGLIKTELEYTSNWALTSTAKLSKQLEIVVIGADHQAYAMELQKTFRPNQVTMAANEATELPLMEYKTTREGETTIYVCSEKVCRRPVTSIEDAEREIATLLNR; this is encoded by the coding sequence ATGAACGGAATCCCTGAAGGAAAAAACAGACTATACAACGCGACCAGCCCCTATTTGCTGCAACATGCGGATAATCCGGTAGACTGGTATCCCTGGGGTGAGGAAGCGCTGCAAAGAGCTAAAACAGAAGACAAACCGATCCTTCTTAGCATCGGCTATTCCTCCTGTCACTGGTGTCACGTGATGGCTCATGAGTCGTTTGAAGATACGGCGGTAGCCAGGGTCATGAATGAAAATTTCATTAACATCAAACTGGATCGCGAAGAGCGTCCGGACATTGATCAGATTTACATGGATGCTGTACAAGCCATGGGCCAAAATGGAGGTTGGCCCTTGAATGTATTCATTACACCAGATCAAAAGCCCTTTTTCGGTGGTACTTATTTCCCAACAGACCGGTGGATGGATATTCTGGAGGCTGTAACCAAAGCTTTCACTGAAAACCGAGATAAATTGAATCAGTCGGCTGAAGAGCTGGCAAACATTATAAGCGCCAGCGAAACAGATAAATATGAACTAGTTGAAGACGAAAACGCCATATCGAGAGATGACATTGATAATGGTTATCTAAGGCTCGCTGCCAACTTCGATCCGCGTTGGGGTGGCATGAAAAAGGAACCCAAGTTCCCCATGCCTTCACTGTGGCAATGGTTATTGAGCTATGGCCAACTTTCCGAAAACTCGGAAGCTACTGAACACCTTTTGTTCACCCTGGATAAGATCGCAGCTGGTGGCATTTACGACCAGATTGGTGGTGGATTTGCGAGATATTCTGTGGATGATGAATGGCATGTCCCCCACTTCGAAAAGATGCTCTACGATAATGGACAATTACTTTCACTATACGCTAATGCCTATAAAATTGAAGCCCGTTCGCAGTATCTGGAAGTGATGGAAGAAACCATGGGTTGGCTGGAACGTGAAATGCTGGACAAATCCGGAGGTTTCTACGCAGCTCTGGATGCTGATAGTGATGGCGAAGAAGGCAAATTCTACGTTTGGTCCATGGAAGAAATCGAGGAGATTGCAGGAGACCAGGCGGAATTGATCAAAGCCTATTATGATGTGCAACCTAAAGGCAACTGGGAACATACCAATGTGCTTCGAAGATTAAATTCAAACGAAGAGATCATCGCTCAATTCAACATTGACCAGGCACAGTTGAAATCAGTGCTTGATAAATTCAAAGCGGATGCATTAAAAGAACGCGCTAAAAGAATACGACCTGGTCTCGATAGTAAGCTAATCTCCGGATGGAACGCCTTGACTTTATCAGGTTTGACGGAAGTCTACATCGCTACAGGATCACCTAAAGCCCAAACACTGGCTCAAAACCTGGCTCAATTCATGATGAATGAATTGATTGTGGATGGTAAGTTATTGCACACCAGCAATCAACAAATTCAAGGCTTTCTGGAAGACTATGCCGCACTGATCCAAAGTTTCATCCGATACTATGAAGGTTTTCAGGATGAAAAATTCCTACAGATGGCGAAACAGTTGACGGATAAAGTGATTGAAGAATTCTACGATGAAGAAGAAGGTCTTTTTTATTACACCTCCAGCTCTGCCGAAAGCCTGATCGCTCGAAAAAAAGATGTCTTCGACAATGTAATCCCAAGCTCTAACTCAATTATGAGTGAAAACCTCTACAAATTATCCGTGATCTTCGACGATGAAAAACTGAGAGACATTCATCAAAATGTTACGAACAAAGTAAAAGGGCTTATCAAAACGGAATTGGAGTATACCAGTAATTGGGCCCTGACATCCACGGCTAAGCTGAGCAAACAACTTGAAATAGTAGTGATCGGTGCAGATCATCAAGCTTATGCGATGGAGTTACAAAAGACATTTCGACCCAATCAGGTGACGATGGCTGCCAATGAAGCGACCGAACTTCCGTTGATGGAATATAAGACCACCAGAGAAGGAGAAACGACCATTTACGTTTGCTCGGAAAAGGTTTGCCGACGCCCTGTAACCTCCATTGAAGATGCAGAGAGAGAAATCGCAACGCTCCTTAATCGCTAG
- a CDS encoding ABC transporter permease, producing MDKHPPKFFRSFFRWFCHPRLHQPIEGDLMELYYERLDELGKRKADLLFIKDVLILFRKDIIRPAGGTYRLNFYGMLKHNLLITLRSFKRYQSTFWINLIGLTVGLAASTLIFLWVNDEISKDQFHAKGDQIYQVLRTKRTTDRPTRTHDSNSELLIPEMKSELAEVEMAVPIMREFPYAILSIDDKTLKSSGLFVGNDFFNLFSFNLTNGNPNEVLTSPSSIVISKSLSEKMFGDENTIGKTIHLLDNTDGEVLYEADYQISGIFDDSQLNTSEDFEFVLPYQVFEADRVASWGSNSSRVFIQLNEQTNLSEFEAKLDAFYQRKMSQIYVREGNVINMHLQPYLTRHLYNRYENGVLTGGRISYVYLFSGVGLLILLVACINFINLSTALATRRLKEVGVKKVFGTSKGFIISQHLMESFVLVLISTLLALILLSTILPGFSAITNKTLTLQFSLETLIGLGAIIIITALLAGTYPALFLSGLRPLDALSAKLKTSTKGQWLRKGLTIFQFSLSIVLIISVMTVSQQVDYVRSKNLGYDRENVITFARDGQLVNNMEPFMNRLATIPGVVHSTRLEGSISQFNNSGGGYGGDGRPYIDFTFAYVGYDFVETIGLELKEGRSFSREFTNEHKKIILNETAIAAMGLADPIGKVVNIRGNREIIGILKDYHYQSLHEAIKPMFLIFEPADATTIAVKLQAGREMETIEELGEVYQEYNAGLPFQFKFLDEEYEALYQSELQVASLSTYFASIAIIISCLGLFGLTTFMTQRRIKEIGIRKVLGSSRIRIVRLLGGNVMKMLVAAIIISTPVAFYLLGSWLENFAYHIDLSPWLFVLGGFTTVLIACFTVGFETWKAASVNPVECIKDE from the coding sequence ATGGATAAACATCCGCCAAAATTCTTTCGCAGTTTCTTTCGATGGTTTTGCCACCCTCGATTACACCAACCTATCGAAGGTGACCTCATGGAGCTGTACTACGAACGTCTGGATGAACTGGGCAAACGAAAGGCAGACCTACTCTTTATCAAAGATGTATTGATCCTATTTAGAAAAGACATTATCCGTCCCGCGGGCGGAACATATCGATTAAACTTCTACGGCATGTTAAAACACAACTTATTGATTACACTTCGCAGCTTCAAAAGGTACCAAAGTACGTTTTGGATCAACCTAATCGGACTTACCGTTGGATTAGCGGCCTCCACGCTCATTTTCCTTTGGGTCAATGATGAGATCAGTAAAGATCAGTTTCATGCGAAAGGAGATCAGATCTATCAAGTGCTGCGCACTAAAAGAACGACAGACCGCCCAACTCGAACACACGATTCCAATAGTGAACTCCTGATACCGGAAATGAAGTCCGAATTGGCTGAAGTAGAAATGGCTGTTCCAATCATGCGTGAATTTCCATATGCGATTTTGTCCATCGATGATAAGACACTGAAGTCCTCGGGCCTTTTCGTTGGCAATGACTTCTTCAACCTATTTTCATTTAACCTGACTAACGGTAATCCTAATGAAGTCCTGACTTCTCCGAGCTCAATTGTTATCTCCAAATCACTTTCCGAAAAGATGTTCGGAGATGAAAACACTATTGGGAAAACGATCCACCTGTTGGACAATACCGATGGAGAAGTATTGTATGAAGCAGATTACCAAATCTCAGGCATATTCGACGACTCACAACTCAACACGTCCGAGGATTTTGAATTCGTACTGCCATATCAAGTTTTCGAGGCGGACAGAGTAGCCTCCTGGGGCAGCAACAGTTCCAGGGTCTTCATTCAATTGAATGAACAAACCAATCTGTCGGAGTTCGAAGCAAAACTGGATGCCTTTTATCAGCGAAAGATGTCTCAGATCTACGTCAGAGAAGGCAATGTCATCAACATGCACCTCCAACCCTATCTTACTCGTCATCTCTACAATCGATACGAAAATGGGGTACTGACAGGAGGTCGCATTTCTTATGTTTATCTCTTTTCTGGGGTGGGATTGCTGATCCTACTGGTCGCTTGCATTAATTTCATCAACCTCTCTACAGCCCTGGCAACCAGAAGGTTAAAAGAAGTGGGTGTTAAAAAAGTATTCGGAACATCCAAGGGTTTCATTATCAGTCAACACCTGATGGAATCATTCGTTCTGGTATTGATCTCCACTTTATTAGCCTTGATATTACTGAGTACGATCTTACCGGGTTTCAGTGCGATTACTAACAAGACTTTGACGTTACAATTCAGCCTTGAAACCTTGATCGGATTAGGCGCAATCATCATTATCACAGCATTGTTAGCAGGCACTTATCCTGCCCTGTTCCTGTCTGGCCTAAGGCCTTTAGATGCTTTGAGCGCGAAATTGAAGACTTCTACCAAAGGACAATGGCTGCGAAAAGGACTGACCATTTTCCAATTCTCACTTTCAATTGTGCTGATTATCTCGGTAATGACCGTATCTCAGCAAGTGGATTATGTACGATCCAAAAACCTGGGTTATGACCGTGAAAACGTGATCACATTTGCTAGAGACGGGCAATTGGTCAACAACATGGAGCCATTTATGAATCGGCTTGCCACCATTCCTGGAGTCGTTCATTCCACCCGTTTAGAGGGTAGCATTTCTCAATTCAATAATTCCGGTGGCGGTTATGGTGGAGATGGAAGACCCTACATCGATTTTACGTTTGCCTACGTCGGATACGATTTTGTGGAGACAATTGGACTAGAATTAAAAGAGGGGCGTTCTTTTTCCAGGGAATTCACCAATGAACATAAGAAGATCATTCTGAATGAAACGGCCATTGCCGCCATGGGACTGGCAGATCCCATTGGTAAGGTGGTGAATATTCGTGGTAATAGAGAGATAATAGGAATCTTGAAAGATTATCATTATCAATCCCTTCACGAAGCGATTAAACCTATGTTTTTGATCTTTGAGCCCGCTGATGCTACCACGATTGCAGTAAAACTGCAGGCGGGCAGAGAAATGGAAACCATCGAAGAATTGGGAGAAGTGTATCAGGAATATAACGCCGGACTTCCCTTCCAGTTTAAATTCCTGGACGAAGAATACGAAGCACTTTATCAATCAGAACTTCAGGTAGCCAGCCTTTCGACTTATTTCGCTTCCATAGCGATCATCATCTCCTGCCTTGGACTATTTGGTCTAACGACCTTCATGACACAACGCAGAATCAAAGAGATTGGCATTCGAAAAGTGCTGGGTTCAAGTAGGATCAGAATTGTCCGATTGCTCGGCGGAAATGTGATGAAAATGCTCGTAGCTGCAATTATCATTTCCACTCCTGTGGCATTCTACTTGTTGGGAAGCTGGTTGGAAAACTTCGCCTATCACATTGATCTTAGTCCCTGGTTATTTGTACTGGGAGGTTTTACAACAGTACTCATCGCTTGTTTTACGGTAGGCTTTGAGACCTGGAAAGCGGCTTCAGTGAATCCAGTAGAGTGTATCAAGGATGAGTGA
- a CDS encoding GSCFA domain-containing protein: MFKLNFDIPPLSKKIDLKDSILMLGSCFVDSIGAYLHDHKFEVSVNPLGTLFNPISIFNSLNITLGKQSMQPIQQRNDLFFSWDTHSRWSAKSKGDLQSALASEFKVIASHIKKAQWIMITLGTAHVYEWNASGQIVANCHKFPQQDFSKRLLSAEEISQAFHETQAQVKAINPEVQWLLTVSPVRHIKDGLIENNRSKSILIQSISAMVHEFDHCHYFPAYEIMMDELRDYRFYKEDMIHPNDQAIRYIWEAFQEASLNERTKVFCDRWSKLLSALRHRPIHSGSTDHQLFLNATRRKLKELENMVDITAELEIIDAQIQA; the protein is encoded by the coding sequence ATGTTCAAACTCAACTTTGACATTCCACCACTTTCTAAGAAGATTGACCTGAAGGACTCTATCCTGATGTTGGGTTCTTGCTTTGTGGATTCAATCGGAGCATATTTACACGATCACAAGTTTGAAGTTTCTGTAAATCCATTGGGCACTTTATTCAACCCTATTTCGATCTTCAATTCCTTGAACATCACCTTGGGTAAACAATCTATGCAGCCTATCCAACAACGAAATGATCTCTTCTTCTCTTGGGATACACATTCCCGTTGGTCCGCAAAAAGCAAAGGTGATTTACAAAGCGCGTTAGCTTCGGAATTCAAAGTCATTGCATCGCATATCAAAAAAGCGCAATGGATCATGATTACGCTGGGCACCGCACATGTTTATGAATGGAACGCTTCCGGTCAAATCGTCGCTAATTGCCACAAATTTCCACAACAGGATTTCAGTAAACGACTCTTGTCTGCAGAAGAGATTTCGCAAGCATTTCATGAGACGCAAGCACAAGTAAAAGCCATCAATCCAGAGGTACAATGGCTATTAACCGTAAGTCCTGTCCGACACATCAAAGATGGACTGATCGAGAACAATCGGAGTAAATCCATATTGATCCAATCGATATCAGCAATGGTTCATGAATTTGATCACTGCCATTATTTTCCGGCTTACGAAATCATGATGGATGAATTGCGGGATTATCGATTTTACAAAGAGGACATGATCCACCCCAACGACCAGGCCATTCGCTACATCTGGGAAGCTTTTCAGGAGGCCAGCCTCAATGAAAGAACAAAGGTTTTTTGTGACCGCTGGAGCAAATTGCTGTCCGCTTTAAGACACAGACCAATACATTCAGGCAGTACAGACCATCAATTATTTCTGAATGCAACCCGAAGGAAACTCAAGGAGTTGGAAAATATGGTCGATATTACAGCCGAGTTGGAAATAATAGACGCACAGATTCAAGCATGA
- a CDS encoding Rab family GTPase produces MEIVKKVILTGHFGVGKSSLVKQFVFQKFSDQYLTTIGVKIDKKTVDIDGTSVKMMLWDIAGESNMIKVPKKYFMGAHGILYVFDATREETYQNIENDLFEINKSMRDTPFVVLANKADLIDEKLAETLKTKINVPFRLTSAKSGDNVEASFIELAKNML; encoded by the coding sequence ATGGAAATAGTAAAGAAAGTAATCCTCACCGGACATTTTGGAGTAGGCAAGTCTTCCCTTGTCAAGCAATTCGTTTTCCAGAAGTTTTCCGATCAGTACCTGACCACCATTGGTGTGAAGATTGATAAGAAGACTGTTGATATAGATGGGACTTCTGTTAAAATGATGCTCTGGGATATTGCGGGAGAATCGAATATGATCAAAGTACCCAAGAAGTATTTCATGGGCGCGCATGGTATCTTATATGTATTTGATGCCACACGGGAGGAAACCTACCAAAACATCGAGAATGATCTGTTTGAGATCAACAAGTCCATGAGAGATACACCTTTTGTAGTCTTAGCCAACAAAGCCGACTTGATCGATGAAAAACTGGCGGAGACCCTAAAAACCAAAATCAATGTTCCTTTTAGATTGACCAGCGCAAAAAGCGGAGATAATGTAGAAGCTTCCTTTATCGAATTGGCAAAGAATATGCTATGA
- a CDS encoding peptidoglycan-binding domain-containing protein: protein MKKLVFIVIIVTLPLIAFFQFQNFRRFNPPVAYEYAISDEVDVNYYNQELVDEYFAKAVEIGAFARLKWRNEGLDVRFPDEGNQADVNAASYWNELTARVQLLERKLIFSNTLKATGHTNQEVRIAESGFEVANLDLLKDQEGIQGIQVGGQSRYVWMVQKQLIKKGYEHELDGLFGDDTQNAIISFQTDQGIYPEGLINEETFELLFLK from the coding sequence ATGAAGAAGTTAGTATTCATCGTAATTATTGTGACGCTGCCACTGATTGCCTTTTTTCAGTTTCAGAATTTTCGCCGATTCAATCCTCCGGTTGCATATGAATATGCGATTTCGGATGAAGTAGATGTCAATTATTACAATCAGGAATTAGTAGACGAGTACTTCGCCAAGGCCGTTGAGATCGGCGCTTTTGCTCGTTTAAAGTGGCGCAATGAAGGCCTGGACGTTCGTTTTCCAGACGAAGGAAACCAGGCAGATGTCAATGCCGCCAGTTATTGGAATGAATTGACAGCCAGGGTTCAGTTGCTAGAGCGTAAACTGATTTTTTCTAATACACTGAAGGCCACAGGCCACACCAATCAAGAGGTACGCATCGCCGAGTCCGGTTTTGAAGTAGCGAATTTAGACCTACTGAAGGATCAGGAAGGTATTCAAGGCATTCAGGTAGGGGGCCAATCCAGATACGTGTGGATGGTACAAAAACAATTGATCAAAAAGGGCTATGAGCATGAACTCGATGGGCTTTTTGGTGACGATACTCAAAATGCAATCATTTCCTTTCAAACAGATCAGGGTATTTATCCAGAAGGTTTGATCAATGAAGAAACATTTGAGTTGTTGTTCTTGAAGTAG
- a CDS encoding DUF1987 domain-containing protein → MKMIKIKRTRTTPGVLLDPTKGILKMVGRSSPENSIDFYHPIKSVLQDEVTARKFEVRVKLEYFNTSSSKCLYDLFKAIKALAIKGTEIYIHWYYLPEDEDMLEVGEDYSDLLDMPFSFVEYCPRLSA, encoded by the coding sequence ATGAAAATGATCAAGATCAAGCGCACACGAACTACTCCAGGAGTATTGTTGGACCCAACCAAAGGAATCCTCAAAATGGTTGGAAGATCCTCACCTGAAAATTCAATTGATTTTTATCATCCGATCAAATCCGTACTCCAGGATGAAGTCACCGCCAGAAAATTCGAAGTTCGTGTCAAGTTAGAATACTTCAATACCAGTTCCTCGAAATGTCTGTATGATTTGTTCAAGGCCATCAAAGCCCTCGCTATTAAAGGGACTGAGATTTATATTCATTGGTATTATCTACCTGAGGATGAAGATATGTTGGAGGTAGGAGAGGACTACAGCGATTTGTTGGACATGCCTTTTTCCTTTGTGGAGTATTGTCCCCGCTTAAGTGCCTGA
- a CDS encoding DUF350 domain-containing protein, whose product MNFNTALIGLIEIVSAISIGVFILLLTYKILKWIGRRYYDIQHKNLAYSIFMAAMMFSVGYMVSGVIAPLISSFRLLNIDNAFLLTVTFIGRGALYVGISYVSALLIGLLSTTLYTRMTPIDEFAEIKNNNVGVALIVASIIITLTLLSKDGVALILESITPYPDLPPR is encoded by the coding sequence ATGAACTTTAACACTGCATTAATCGGCCTGATCGAGATCGTCTCCGCGATAAGTATTGGCGTGTTTATTCTTCTCTTGACTTACAAGATTCTAAAATGGATTGGCCGAAGGTATTATGACATTCAACATAAAAACCTGGCATATAGCATCTTCATGGCGGCGATGATGTTTTCCGTAGGCTATATGGTCAGCGGAGTAATTGCGCCATTGATCTCGAGCTTCCGACTGCTCAATATTGACAATGCCTTTTTACTTACCGTGACTTTCATTGGCAGAGGTGCACTATATGTAGGTATTTCTTATGTATCAGCATTGTTGATAGGCTTACTCAGCACCACCCTTTACACCCGCATGACGCCTATTGATGAGTTCGCCGAGATCAAGAATAATAATGTGGGTGTTGCATTGATCGTGGCAAGTATCATCATTACCCTTACCCTGCTTTCTAAAGATGGCGTGGCTTTGATTCTGGAATCGATTACACCGTATCCTGATTTACCTCCGAGGTAA
- a CDS encoding helix-turn-helix transcriptional regulator, with the protein MIQQPALGKRILELRKAVDITQEELKDKCHVSVRTIQRIESGIVTPRLSTIRILIEALGENPEDWQSSGTSNTTLGFIKGMLLINTSEDHLKQSFQSAWIFGIVYLLLFLVSVGANALPEEHLLHAPMTLLPVYVLMIIAFAGFMRGYVVLAKLFEIQLLKTGSYLYVFFVALALLADMLEISFSSLEESSGLFSFFTLMLIGTASVIFGMGLLRLQDGMGRLAKVSGRLEIAFGLSYLSIILSFVGLVLLGPVLVLEIVLLAKADQQVRKGQL; encoded by the coding sequence ATGATCCAACAGCCGGCATTAGGAAAACGAATATTGGAATTGAGAAAAGCTGTAGACATTACCCAGGAAGAATTGAAAGACAAATGCCATGTGAGTGTAAGAACGATTCAGCGCATTGAATCGGGTATAGTGACACCACGTCTGTCCACCATCAGGATATTGATTGAAGCATTAGGAGAAAACCCGGAGGACTGGCAATCCTCCGGTACCTCCAATACAACTTTGGGTTTCATTAAAGGCATGCTGCTTATCAATACCTCTGAAGATCACCTTAAACAATCATTTCAGTCTGCATGGATCTTTGGTATTGTGTATTTGTTGCTGTTTTTGGTCAGTGTCGGAGCCAATGCACTACCCGAAGAACATCTACTGCATGCTCCAATGACCCTCTTACCGGTCTATGTTCTGATGATTATCGCCTTTGCTGGGTTCATGCGGGGCTATGTCGTCCTGGCAAAATTATTTGAGATTCAGCTATTGAAAACAGGCAGTTACCTCTACGTGTTTTTTGTGGCGCTCGCTTTGTTGGCCGATATGTTGGAAATATCTTTTTCAAGCCTTGAAGAATCCTCTGGTTTATTCTCCTTTTTCACCCTGATGCTGATCGGTACGGCTTCTGTCATCTTCGGCATGGGGTTACTCCGACTACAAGATGGCATGGGGCGTCTGGCCAAGGTGTCGGGAAGGCTGGAAATTGCATTCGGTCTCTCCTACTTAAGTATCATTCTTTCCTTTGTGGGATTGGTTTTACTCGGCCCGGTGCTTGTGCTAGAGATCGTGTTGTTAGCCAAAGCTGATCAGCAGGTGAGGAAGGGGCAGTTGTAG
- a CDS encoding T9SS type A sorting domain-containing protein, protein MTTLKQLTILLGLIPFTFNAIAQSGYDDCSDAVNNLIIQGQSYSWDTGAATGEDISGGGSGYFECGEGDNPENSVYFYFQTNSTGGDITLNITNANIPGSCILGTNPTDGFTVSVFEDATPCDNNADAATDCQSFDNCDGQPINWFNTYNGLAANTTYIIQIDGGLGATGGTATGNLSVTGNITLPVTWSGFDLTNLKNEGVQISWQTATESNNDFFTVERSLDGIEWEQLFFVDGANNSITSKNYSIIDHSPIMGWSYYRIKQTDFDGQFEYTGIKSNLMEEQIALNFYPNPTKDYLTITGKTSEISDVAIYNSVGQNIMNSIPVRKHDSKQVELNLIALRVGNYYLKTKESGHIIRKR, encoded by the coding sequence ATGACAACCCTGAAACAACTCACCATTCTATTGGGCTTAATTCCTTTTACTTTCAATGCAATTGCTCAAAGTGGCTATGATGATTGCTCAGATGCGGTTAACAACCTCATTATCCAAGGGCAATCCTATAGTTGGGATACAGGTGCCGCAACGGGAGAAGACATCTCCGGAGGTGGATCCGGGTATTTCGAATGCGGTGAAGGAGATAACCCTGAAAACTCCGTTTATTTCTATTTTCAGACCAATTCCACAGGTGGAGACATTACCCTCAATATTACCAATGCTAATATTCCCGGCAGTTGTATCCTTGGTACTAATCCAACCGATGGCTTCACGGTTTCCGTCTTTGAGGATGCAACTCCCTGTGATAATAACGCCGACGCTGCTACCGATTGCCAAAGTTTTGATAATTGCGATGGCCAGCCCATCAATTGGTTCAATACTTATAATGGTTTAGCTGCTAACACCACCTACATAATTCAAATTGATGGTGGACTGGGCGCCACAGGAGGAACTGCCACAGGCAACCTTTCTGTGACAGGGAACATAACGCTACCGGTAACCTGGTCTGGCTTTGATCTGACCAATCTGAAAAATGAAGGTGTTCAAATCTCATGGCAAACTGCCACCGAAAGCAACAATGATTTTTTCACTGTGGAACGGTCTCTCGATGGTATTGAATGGGAACAACTTTTTTTCGTAGATGGTGCGAATAACAGTATCACTTCAAAAAACTATTCCATTATTGATCATTCACCAATCATGGGGTGGTCGTATTACCGCATCAAGCAGACAGATTTTGATGGCCAATTTGAATATACAGGTATCAAAAGCAACCTGATGGAAGAACAAATAGCATTGAACTTCTACCCCAACCCTACCAAAGACTATTTAACCATCACAGGCAAAACTTCAGAAATATCGGATGTTGCTATTTATAATTCCGTAGGTCAAAACATCATGAATAGCATCCCAGTTAGAAAACACGACAGCAAACAAGTGGAGCTCAACCTGATTGCTCTTCGTGTTGGTAATTACTACCTAAAAACAAAAGAATCAGGACATATCATTAGAAAAAGGTAA
- a CDS encoding type II CAAX endopeptidase family protein, whose product MTLKFKSSISALFVPLAYMTVLVTLSAFPLGFSIFEGRVAYSFLGVAIAFGIILIVIKREKATFRNYELYLDKGTYGRFIQGFLWSILLGGGMILIHMYYSGLQFTVNSDHWQMFILMSLTLIPYAFIEELIFRSVLLTRLNKTYNIWVAQIVIAILFALYHVVGVQGQSLASAFMGPGIWSFIFVALALKSNGISMPTGFHYGLNLVLATIGDKSWIPGLLTVDFIAPPTTSELQAHETFGLILHLLLLVIGIAATVYLQKQMSSNKNQPS is encoded by the coding sequence ATGACACTAAAATTCAAATCAAGTATCTCCGCTTTGTTCGTACCGCTGGCTTATATGACTGTCCTGGTTACTTTATCTGCGTTTCCATTAGGGTTCTCCATATTTGAAGGTCGAGTTGCATATTCTTTCCTCGGAGTGGCAATTGCCTTTGGTATTATATTGATAGTGATCAAACGGGAGAAAGCGACATTTCGCAATTATGAACTCTATCTCGACAAAGGCACTTACGGTCGGTTCATACAGGGTTTCCTATGGTCCATACTTTTAGGTGGAGGAATGATTCTGATCCACATGTATTACAGTGGTCTTCAATTCACGGTCAATAGCGATCATTGGCAAATGTTTATATTGATGTCGCTGACCCTGATTCCTTACGCATTTATTGAAGAACTGATCTTCAGATCTGTCTTATTGACCAGACTGAACAAAACTTATAACATCTGGGTAGCACAGATCGTGATTGCCATCCTGTTCGCACTCTACCACGTTGTTGGGGTTCAAGGTCAGTCATTAGCTTCCGCATTCATGGGGCCTGGTATTTGGTCTTTCATTTTTGTAGCGCTGGCACTGAAATCCAATGGCATTTCAATGCCTACTGGCTTTCACTATGGCCTGAATCTGGTACTAGCCACGATTGGAGACAAGAGTTGGATCCCAGGATTATTGACGGTAGATTTTATAGCCCCTCCGACAACTTCCGAGCTACAGGCACATGAAACATTTGGATTAATATTACATTTATTGTTATTGGTCATCGGTATCGCTGCCACCGTCTACCTGCAAAAGCAAATGTCTTCCAACAAAAATCAACCTTCATGA
- a CDS encoding LytTR family DNA-binding domain-containing protein, which yields MQDDQSSQFILVKADNLLVNVDLRDILYLEAYGDYIKVHTSDKIYVTYNTMKNMEASMPKNQFFRIHRSFIIRLDKVVNIEQLSVLIGDKTLPIGKNYKTDLVEKMGQL from the coding sequence TTGCAGGATGATCAGTCTTCGCAGTTCATTCTCGTAAAAGCGGATAACTTATTGGTGAATGTTGACTTGCGGGATATTCTGTATCTTGAAGCTTACGGAGATTATATCAAAGTACATACCAGTGACAAAATCTACGTGACTTACAACACGATGAAGAACATGGAGGCCTCTATGCCTAAGAATCAATTCTTCCGTATTCATCGATCATTTATCATTCGCCTTGATAAGGTGGTGAACATAGAGCAATTGAGTGTATTGATTGGTGATAAGACCTTACCTATTGGAAAAAATTATAAAACAGATCTGGTAGAGAAGATGGGTCAATTGTGA